Sequence from the Streptomyces mobaraensis NBRC 13819 = DSM 40847 genome:
GCGCTCGCCCTCGTAGGCCATGGAGACGGTCACCGGCGAGTGCCAGCCGGGGACCGTCCGGGAGGGGCCGAGGTCGATGCCCTCGCCGCGCGAGAGCGCCTCCCAGCAGTACTCGCCGTACATGTCGTCGCCGAAGGCGGCGGCGAGGGTGGTGCGCAGGCCCAGCCGGGCCAGGGCGGTGGCCATGTTGGCGACGCCGCCGGGGCTGGAGCCCATCCCGCGCGCCCAGGACTCGGTGCCGCGCACGGGGGCGGAGTCGAGGCCGGTGAAGATGATGTCGAGGAACACGGTGCCGGTCAGATAGACGTCGAACTCCGGTCCGCCCTCCGCCCGTACGCCCGCGAGGGGGTCGAGCACCGGGGCCTGCCCGGCGAGCGGCGCCAGGGGTCCACCCGTGGCCGGCGCTCTCCCCGGACGGCTTCCCGGCCGGCGCCGGGCGCCCGCCTCGGCAGGGTCCGCAGAGGCACGGTCCGCAGAGATCGTCATGCTTTCGCTGCTCCTCTCAGGGGTGCGGTCCGGACAGTGTGCCCGATGCTGCGGTACGTTCCGGCCATGAGGCTGACGATTCTCGGCGGTGGCGGCTTCCGGGTGCCGTTGGTGCACCGGGCCCTTCTTGACGACGCGCGGCGCGACGCACCCGGCCGCGTGACCGAACTGGTGCTGTTCGACACGGATTCGATGCGGGCGCGGGTGATCAGATCCGTGCTCGCCGCGCAGGCGGCGGGGGTGCCCGGCGCCCCCTCCGTCCGGGTGGCCGACGACCTGGACGACGCCCTGCGCGGCACGGACTTCGTCTTCTCCGCGATCCGCGTGGGCGGGACGGCGGGACGGGTGCGGGACGAGCGGATCGCCCTGGACGAAGGGGTGTTGGGGCAGGAGACGGTCGGCGCGGGCGGCGTGCTGTACGGGCTGCGGACGATCCCGGTGGCCCTGGACATCGCCCAGCGGGTGGCCGAACTCGCCCCGGACGCGTGGGTCATCAACTTCACCAACCCGGCCGGCATGGTGACGGAGGCGATGTCCGCCGTCCTGGGTGACCGCGTGATCGGCATCTGCGACTCACCCGTGGGGCTGGTACGCCGCGCGGCACGGGCGGCCGGCGCCGACCCGGAGCGGGTGGAGTACGACTACGTGGGGCTCAACCACCTCGGCTGGCTGCGCCGGTTGACGCTGGACGGCCGGGACCTGCTGCCGGGCCTGCTGGGCGACGGCGAGGCGCTCGCCACGTTCGAGGAGGGGAAGCTGTTCGGCGCCGAGTGGCTGCGGGCGCTGGAGGCGCTGCCCAACGAGTACCTCCAGTACTACTACTTCCGGCGCGAGACGCTGCGGGCGACGAGCGACGCGGAGCACACGCGCGGCGAGTATCTCGACCGCCAGCAGGGCGACTTCTTCTCCCGGGCCGCGGACGCGCCGGAGCGGGCGTACGAGCTGTGGGAGCGCGCCCGGCTGGAGCGCGAGGAGACGTACGGCGCCGCGAGCCGGGCGGCGAGCGGGGGCTGGCAGCGGGACTCCTGCGACCTGGAGGGCGGCGGCTACGAGCGGGTGGCGCTGGCGCTGATGCGGGCCGTGGCCCGGGACGAGCGGACGCGGCTGATCCTCAACGTCCGCAACATGGGCACCGTCCCGGAGATCGACCGTGAGGCGATCATCGAGACGGTGTGCGAGGTGGGCGCCAAGGGCGCGCGGCCACTGCCGTGCGACCCGCTGCGCGCGGATCAGCTCGGGCTGATGTTCCAGCTCAAGGCGGTGGAGCGGGCGGTGATCGAGGCGGCGGTGAGCCGGGACCGGGACGCCGCGCTCCGGGCGCTGGCGCTGCATCCGCTGGTGGACTCGCCGGCGGTGGCGGCGCGGATCCTGCAGCGGGCGGGGGCGTGAGGAACCGGGTGCGGGCGGGGGCCCGAAGAGCCCGGTACGGCCCTTTCGGTGATCTTCGGCGACCCTCCGGCGGAGGGTGATCCATCCGACATTGACCGGGTGTGGAGTGGGGCCCTAGCTTCGCGCTGCACCCGCTCACATGTTCATCAGGAGTTCATACGTGTCGCCTTCGCTGAAGTCTTCCTCCCGGCGCGTCCGCATGGCCGTCGCCGGTGCCGCCGCCGTCGCCGTCGGCGCCGGCCTGTTCGCGACCGGCGCGGCGACCGCGGACCGCTCGGTGCCCCGCTCGGACAAGGAGATCCCGAACCTCACCCTCGTCCAGGAGAAGATCAAGGCGTACTACGGCGACACCGTCGACAAGAAGGGCGAGCACTACGCCTCCCCGAAGAGCAGCTACGCCCAGCAGGTCGCCGAGATCGAGAAGAAGGCCAAGGCCCACCTCGAGGGCGTCGTGCGCAACGCCCCCCGGAAGGGCGCGAAGCCGGCCATCGTCCTCGACGTGGACGACACCACGCTGCTGACCTACAACTACGAGCTGAAGCAGGGGTTCCACTTCACGCCCGAGTCGCAGGACGCGTACCTGAAGTCGACCGACATGACCGCCGTCTTCGGCATGCCGAAGCTGGTCAACTGGGCGCAGTCGAAGGGCATCACGGTCTTCTTCGTGACCGGCCGCGACGAGCACCAGCGCGCGTGGAGCGTGCGCAACCTGAAGAACGCCGGGTACAAGCCGGCGGCCGACCGGGCGCACTTCTTCCTGAAGGACAAGAAGAACCCGCCGTCCTACCTGAAGTGCGGCGCGACCTGCACCACGGTCGAGTACAAGTCCGGCACCCGCAAGCACATCGAGGCCCAGGGCTACCGCGTCGTCGCCAACTTCGGCGACCAGTACAGCGACCTGCGGGGCGGCGCCTCGGGCCGTGAGTTCAAGCTCCCGAACCCGATGTACTACCTGCCGTAAGGCCCTCGTTCACCGTTTCCGCTGGGGAACGGGAACGCGTGTGAGGTCCCGGGCGACGGTGAGCTCCCCGTCGTAGCCCGCCGCCCGGGCCTGCCGTTCGAAGACCTCCGGGTCCGCGTACCGCTGCGAGAAGTGCGTCAGCACCAGGTGCCGCACCCCGCTCTCGGCCGCCACCCGCGCCGCCTGACCGGCCGTCAGATGCCCGTGGTCGGCGGCCAGGGCCGCGTCCTCGTCCGTGAACGTGGACTCGATGACGAGCATGTCGCAGCCCTCCGCCAGGGCGTACACCCCGTCGCAGAGCCGGGTGTCCATCACGAACGCGAACCGCTGGCCGCGCCGCGGCTCGCTGACGTCCGCCAGCGTCACCCCGCCGAGGACGCCGTCCTTCTGCAGCCGGCCCACGTCCGGGCCGGCGATGCCGTGCTCGGCCAGCAGCGCGGGCAGCATCCGCCGTCCGTCCGGCTCCACGACCCGGTACCCGTAGGACTCCACGGGGTGGGAGAGCCGGCGCGCCTCCAGCGTGTACGACGGCGTCTCGGCCAGCACCCGGCCCTTGCCGGACACCGGCTCCTGGGCCAGCTCCACGGTCTCCCGGTAGGCGGTCGCGTAGCGCAGCCGCTCGAAGAAGCGGCGGCCGCTCGCCGGGTAGTGCGCGGTGACCGGGTGGGGCACCTGGTCCAGGTTGATCCGCTGGATCACGCCGGCGAGGCCGAGCGAGTGGTCGCCATGGAAGTGCGTGACGCAGATCCGGTTGAGGTCGTGGGCGGCCACCCCGGCGCGCACCATCTGGCGCTGGGTGCCCTCCCCCGGGTCGAAGAGCAGGCCCTCGCCGTCCCAGAGCAGGACGTAGCCGTTGTGGTTGCGGTGCCGGGTGGGCACCTGGCTGGCGGTGCCGAGGACGACGAGTTCACGTACGGACACGGTGGAGGCTCCCGTTGTGCGGTTCTAGCCGGGCGGCCAGTTGAGCCCGCGGCCGCCGAGCACGTGCGCGTGCGCGTGGAACACGGTCTGCCCGGCCCCGGCCCCGGTGTTGAAGACGACCCGGTACCCGGACCCGTCGATCTCCTCCCCGGCGGCCACCTCGCCCGCCTCCCGCAGTATGTCCGCGGCGATCAGCGGCTCGGCGGCGGCCAGCGACGCGGCGTCCGGGTAGTGCGCCTTGGGGATCACCAGGACGTGCGTGGGCGCCTGGGGGTTGATGTCCCGGAACGCCACGGTCGTCTCGGTCTCCCGGACGACCGTCGCGGGCACCTCCTTAGCGATGATCTTGCAGAACAGGCAGTCGGCCTGCGGTTCTCCCGCCACCGTGCACTCCCTCCGGGTCGTCGGCTGATCGTGATCGGATCGTACCGGGCGGGACTGACAACGGGCCCGGCCGCCGGCCCGGCTCAGCTCCAGCGGCCCGTGCGGCCCAGGAGGAGTGCTGTCGCCGCCGTGCCCGCTGTGGAGGTGCGGAGGACGGTGGGGCCGAGGCGGTAGGGGTGGGCGCCGGCGGCTTCGAAGGCCGCCAGTTCGTCGGGGGCGACGCCGCCCTCGGGGCCGACGACGAGGACGATGTCGCCGGTCGCCGGGAGGTCGGCGGTGGCCAGCGGGGTGCTGCCCTCCTCGTGGAGGACGGCGGCGAAGGCCACGTCGGTGAGAAGGGCGGCGACCTGGCGGGTCGTCATGAGGTCGGTGACGTCGGGGAAGCGGAGGCGGCGGGACTGCTTGCCGGCCTCTCTCGCCGTCGCGCGCCACTTGCCGAGGGACTTCAGGCCGCGGTCGCCCTTCCACTGGGTGACGCAGCGGGAGGCGGCCCAGGGGACGATCGCGTCGACGCCGGTCTCCGTCATGGTCTCGACGGCGAGTTCGCCGCGGTCGCCCTTGGGGAGCGCCTGGACGACGGTGATCCGCGGCTGGGGCAGCGGCTCGGAGCGGACGGAGGTGACGGCGACGTCGAGGTGGTCCTTGCCACTGACGGCGGCCACCGTGCCGTGCGCTCCCGTTCCCCGGCCGTCCGTCAGGACGATGTCCTCGCCGACGCGCAGCCGGCGGACGGAGACGGCGTGCCGGCCCTCGGGGCCGTCGAGGGGGAAGACGGTGCCGGGGAAGACGCCCGTGAGGGAGCCCTCCTCGACCAGGAAGACCGGCGCTGTCATGAGTCGCTCCCTCGCGATGGTGCTGTCAAGGACGCGCGGGCCGCGTCGAGTTCGGTGGCCAGGACCTCGACGAGGCGGGCCGCCGGGAGGTCGCGGGCCAGGCGGTGGCCCTGGCCCGCCCACAGGTTGACGGCCTGCGGGTCGCCGGCCGCGGCGGCGGCCTTGCGGAGACCGGCCGTCAGGTAGTGGACCTGGGGGTAGGCGGCGGGGGCGTACGGGCCGTGCTCCCGGATGAACCGGTTCACCAGCCCACGGGCCGGGCGCCCGGAGAAGGCGCGGGTCAGCTCGGTGCCGGTGAACAGCGGGTCGGTCAGCGCCCGTTTGTGCAGCTCGCTCGCGCCGGACTCGGGGCAGGCGAGGAACGCCGTGCCGAGCTGGGCCGCACAGGCGCCCGCGGCCAGCACGGCCGCTATCTGGGCGCCGCGCATCAGCCCGCCGGCGGCCAGCAGCGGCAGCGGGACCGCCTCCCGGACCTCGGTGAGCAGGGCGAGCAGCCCGGCACCGGCCCCGGTGCCGTCCAGCCGGGGGTCGTCGTGGTGGGTGCCCTGGTGGCCGCCGGCCTCGACGCCCTGGACGCAGAGCGCGGCGGCGCCCGCCTCCCAGGCGGTCCTGGCCTCGGCGACGGAGGTGACGGTCACCGCCGTCAGCGTGCCGGCCGCGGCGAGCGCCGCGAGGTCCTCGGCGGACGGGCAGCCGAAGGTGAACGAGACGACCGGAACGGGGTCGTCCAGGAGGATGGCGAGCTTGGCCTCGTACCCGTCGTCGGCGGCCCGGTCCCAGTCGCCCAGGGGCACGTCGTACCAGGTGGCCTCGCCCGCGAGTTGCTCGGCGTAGACCTCGACGGCCGCGGGGTCCGCGGCGGGCGGCTGCGGCATGAACAGGTTGACGCCGAAGGGCCGGGAGGTGCGGGCGCGGAGCTGCTTGATCTCCTCGTACATCGCGGCCGGCGTCTTGTAGCCCGCGGCGAGGAAGCCCAGGCCGCCCGCTTCGGAGACGGCCGCGGCGAGCGGTGGGCAGGAGCCGCCGCCCGCCATCGGGGCCTGCACGATCGGGAGCCGGAACAGGCCCGTCAGCGCGGTGTCCCCAACGGGTTCCCCTACGGATTCCCCAACGGATTCATAGGCCATGACCACATCGTGTCACGCCCACGGATCCGCGCCGAACGGAACCCGGGCCGAGGCGAACACGACCCGGGCCGAGACGAACACGACCTGGGCCGAGACGAACACGACCTGGGCCGAGGTGAACGCGAGACCGGAGCGCGTCGAACGAAAGCCGGACGCGCCCCGACGAACCCGGTCGCACCGAGACGGAGCGAGACCGCGCCGGGCCGGATCCGGGCACGAGCGGGCGCCCCCGGATCCGTCCGCTCCGCCGATACCCGGCGGGCCGCGTCCCTAGCGCCCGTTGAACGCGTCCTTCAGCCGCGAGAACAGCCCCTGCTGCCCCGGCTTGAACTCGCCCATCGGCCGCTCCTCGCCACGGATCTTGGCGAGCTGCCGGAGCAGCTCCTCCTGCTGCGCGTCGAGCTTGCCGGGCGTCGTCACCTCGACATGCACGACGAGATCGCCGCGCCCGCCGCCGCGCAGGTGCGTGACACCGCGCTGGTGCAGCGGGATCGCCTGGCCGGACTGGGTGCCGGGCCGGATGTCGATCTCCTCCAGGCCGTCCAGCGTCTCCAGGGGCACCTTGGTGCCCAGCGCGGCCGCCGTCATCGGGATGGTGACCGTGCAGTGCAGGTCGTCGCCGCGCCGCTGGAAGACCGGGTGCGGCTTCTCGTGGATCTCGACGTAGAGGTCGCCGGCCGGGCCGCCGCCGGGGCCGACCTCGCCCTCGCCCGCGAGCTGGATGCGGGTGCCGTTGTCGACACCTGCGGGGATCTTGACCGTGAGCGTCCGGCGGGACCGGACGCGGCCGTCGCCGGCGCACTCCGGGCACGGGGTCGGCACGACCGTGCCGAAGCCCTGGCACTGCGGACACGGGCGGGAGGTCATGACCTGGCCCAGGAACGAGCGGGTGACCTGCGAGACCTCACCGCGGCCGCGGCACATGTCACAGGTCTGCGCGGACGTACCGGGGGCGGCGCCCTCGCCGCTGCACGTGGTGCAGACGACGGCCGTGTCGACCTGGATCTCCTTGGTCGTGCCGAACGTCGCCTCGTCCAGGTCGACTTCCAGCCGGATCATCGCGTCCTGGCCCCGGCGGGTGCGCGAGCGCGGGCCGCGCTGCGACGCCTGGCCGAAGAAGGCGTCCATGATGTCGGAGAAGTTGCCGAACCCGGCTCCGAAGCCGCCGGCACCACCGCCGCCGCCCGACGACGAGAGCGGGTCGCCGCCGAGGTCGTAGACCTGCTTCTTCTGCGGGTCCGAGAGCACCTCGTAAGCGGCGTTGATCTCCTTGAACCGCTCCTGCGTCTTGGGGTCCGGATTGACGTCCGGGTGCAGCTCGCGGGCGAGGCGGCGGAATGCCTTCTTGATCTCGTCCTGCGAGGCATCGCGCCGTACGCCCAGGACCGCGTAGTAGTCCGTGGCCACTTACGACTCCGCCAGGATCTGTCCGACGTAACGTGCCACTGCGCGTACCGCTCCCATCGTTCCGGGGTAATCCATGCGGGTCGGTCCGACCACGCCGAGTTTGGCGACGGCTTCGTCGCCCGAACCGTAGCCGACGGCGACGACGGATGTGGAGTTCAGGCCCTCGTGTGCGTTCTCATGACCGATGCGGACGGTCATGCCCGAGTCCGTGGCCTCGCCGAGCAGCTTGAGGAGGACGACCTGCTCCTCCAACGCCTCCAGCACGGGCCGGATCGTCAGCGGGAAGTCATGACCGAAACGGGTGAGATTGGCGGTGCCGCCGATCATCAGCCGTTCCTCGGTCTCCTCGACCAGGGTCTCCAGGAGAACGGCCAGGACCGTCGAAACGGTTCCGCGATCGTCCTGCTCGAAGGATTCGGGGAGATCCTGCACCAGCCGCGGCACATCCGTGAACCGCCGGCCCACGACGCGGCTGTTGAGCCGCGCCCGCAGATCCGCCAGCGCCGTCTCGCCGACCGGCGCCGGGCAGTCGACCATCCGCTGCTCGACCCGCCCGGTGTCCGTGATCAGCACCAGCATCACCCGCGCGGGGGCGAGCGGCAGCAGCTCCACGTGCCGGACGGTCGACCGGGTCAGCGACGGGTACTGCACGACCGCCACCTGCCGGGTGAGCTGCGCCAGCAGCCGCACCGTGCGGGCCACCACGTCGTCCAGGTCGACCGCGCCGTCCAGGAAGTTCTGGATCGCTCGGCGCTCCGCGGAGGACAGCGGCTTGACACCCGCCAGCCGGTCGACGAAGAGGCGGTACCCCTTGTCGGTCGGGATCCGGCCGGCGCTGGTGTGGGGCTGGGCGATGAAGCCCTCCTCCTCCAGCACCGCCATGTCGTTGCGCACCGTCGCAGGGGACACGCCGAGGTGATGACGCTCGGTGAGGGCCTTGGAGCCGACGGGCTCCTCGGTGCCCACGTAGTCCTGGACGATGGCACGCAGGACCTTGAGCCTGCGTTCGCTCAGCATCCGCGCACACCTCCAGTCCAGCGGGTCCAGCCGTCTCGCGGGGTCCTCCCGGGGTCTTACCCGGGTCTCGTGCCTGGCACTCAAAGGTCACGAGTGCCAAACCCCACACGTCAGTGTACGGCGGCCCACCACGACCACGGCAAGGCAGTCGCGCTCCGTGCCCGTCCCGCGTACGCCTCCGGACGGGTCACCGTACCGCGCGGAGGTTAGGTTGCCGCCATGACGAACCACGGTGGGGAACGCCAGGAGCAGCACACGGGGGCGCGCTGGGAACGGCTCGCGCCGGGGGTGGCCCGGCGCAGGCTGCCCGGCTGGGACGCGACGACCGGGGCCGTCGCCGGGGAGGCGGGCGTCCTGGTGGTGGACACGGGGGCGACGCTCGGTGAGGGCGCCGAGATCGAACGCGAGGTGCGCGAGCTGTTCGGGCTGCCCGTGACGCACATCGCACTCACGCATGGTCACTTCGACCACGTCTTCGGCACCGCCGCGTTCGCGGGCGCGGCGGTGTGGGGGGCGGCGGGCCTCGCGGCCGGGCTCGTCCCGGCGGAACTGCGGGAGGACGCTGTCCGGTACGGGATGGACGCGCGGGACGCCGCCGGGGCCGCGGCCGGGCTGGTGGCCCCGGGCCACGAGGTCGCCGACGAAGCGGAGCTCGACCTGGGCGGCGGGCGGCGGGTCCGGCTCATCGCGCTCGGGGCCGCCCACAGCGGTCACGACCTGGCCGTCCTGGTGCCGGGGGACGGCGGGGCGCCGGCCGTCGTCTTCTGCGGCGATCTGGTCGAGGAGTCCGGCGAACCGCAGGCCGGCCCCGACGCCGCCCCGGCCGCCTGGCCGGCGGCCC
This genomic interval carries:
- a CDS encoding 6-phospho-beta-glucosidase, giving the protein MRLTILGGGGFRVPLVHRALLDDARRDAPGRVTELVLFDTDSMRARVIRSVLAAQAAGVPGAPSVRVADDLDDALRGTDFVFSAIRVGGTAGRVRDERIALDEGVLGQETVGAGGVLYGLRTIPVALDIAQRVAELAPDAWVINFTNPAGMVTEAMSAVLGDRVIGICDSPVGLVRRAARAAGADPERVEYDYVGLNHLGWLRRLTLDGRDLLPGLLGDGEALATFEEGKLFGAEWLRALEALPNEYLQYYYFRRETLRATSDAEHTRGEYLDRQQGDFFSRAADAPERAYELWERARLEREETYGAASRAASGGWQRDSCDLEGGGYERVALALMRAVARDERTRLILNVRNMGTVPEIDREAIIETVCEVGAKGARPLPCDPLRADQLGLMFQLKAVERAVIEAAVSRDRDAALRALALHPLVDSPAVAARILQRAGA
- a CDS encoding HAD family acid phosphatase, giving the protein MFIRSSYVSPSLKSSSRRVRMAVAGAAAVAVGAGLFATGAATADRSVPRSDKEIPNLTLVQEKIKAYYGDTVDKKGEHYASPKSSYAQQVAEIEKKAKAHLEGVVRNAPRKGAKPAIVLDVDDTTLLTYNYELKQGFHFTPESQDAYLKSTDMTAVFGMPKLVNWAQSKGITVFFVTGRDEHQRAWSVRNLKNAGYKPAADRAHFFLKDKKNPPSYLKCGATCTTVEYKSGTRKHIEAQGYRVVANFGDQYSDLRGGASGREFKLPNPMYYLP
- a CDS encoding ribonuclease Z — protein: MSVRELVVLGTASQVPTRHRNHNGYVLLWDGEGLLFDPGEGTQRQMVRAGVAAHDLNRICVTHFHGDHSLGLAGVIQRINLDQVPHPVTAHYPASGRRFFERLRYATAYRETVELAQEPVSGKGRVLAETPSYTLEARRLSHPVESYGYRVVEPDGRRMLPALLAEHGIAGPDVGRLQKDGVLGGVTLADVSEPRRGQRFAFVMDTRLCDGVYALAEGCDMLVIESTFTDEDAALAADHGHLTAGQAARVAAESGVRHLVLTHFSQRYADPEVFERQARAAGYDGELTVARDLTRVPVPQRKR
- a CDS encoding histidine triad nucleotide-binding protein; translation: MAGEPQADCLFCKIIAKEVPATVVRETETTVAFRDINPQAPTHVLVIPKAHYPDAASLAAAEPLIAADILREAGEVAAGEEIDGSGYRVVFNTGAGAGQTVFHAHAHVLGGRGLNWPPG
- a CDS encoding 16S rRNA (uracil(1498)-N(3))-methyltransferase, coding for MTAPVFLVEEGSLTGVFPGTVFPLDGPEGRHAVSVRRLRVGEDIVLTDGRGTGAHGTVAAVSGKDHLDVAVTSVRSEPLPQPRITVVQALPKGDRGELAVETMTETGVDAIVPWAASRCVTQWKGDRGLKSLGKWRATAREAGKQSRRLRFPDVTDLMTTRQVAALLTDVAFAAVLHEEGSTPLATADLPATGDIVLVVGPEGGVAPDELAAFEAAGAHPYRLGPTVLRTSTAGTAATALLLGRTGRWS
- a CDS encoding nitronate monooxygenase; the protein is MAYESVGESVGEPVGDTALTGLFRLPIVQAPMAGGGSCPPLAAAVSEAGGLGFLAAGYKTPAAMYEEIKQLRARTSRPFGVNLFMPQPPAADPAAVEVYAEQLAGEATWYDVPLGDWDRAADDGYEAKLAILLDDPVPVVSFTFGCPSAEDLAALAAAGTLTAVTVTSVAEARTAWEAGAAALCVQGVEAGGHQGTHHDDPRLDGTGAGAGLLALLTEVREAVPLPLLAAGGLMRGAQIAAVLAAGACAAQLGTAFLACPESGASELHKRALTDPLFTGTELTRAFSGRPARGLVNRFIREHGPYAPAAYPQVHYLTAGLRKAAAAAGDPQAVNLWAGQGHRLARDLPAARLVEVLATELDAARASLTAPSRGSDS
- the dnaJ gene encoding molecular chaperone DnaJ, whose amino-acid sequence is MATDYYAVLGVRRDASQDEIKKAFRRLARELHPDVNPDPKTQERFKEINAAYEVLSDPQKKQVYDLGGDPLSSSGGGGGAGGFGAGFGNFSDIMDAFFGQASQRGPRSRTRRGQDAMIRLEVDLDEATFGTTKEIQVDTAVVCTTCSGEGAAPGTSAQTCDMCRGRGEVSQVTRSFLGQVMTSRPCPQCQGFGTVVPTPCPECAGDGRVRSRRTLTVKIPAGVDNGTRIQLAGEGEVGPGGGPAGDLYVEIHEKPHPVFQRRGDDLHCTVTIPMTAAALGTKVPLETLDGLEEIDIRPGTQSGQAIPLHQRGVTHLRGGGRGDLVVHVEVTTPGKLDAQQEELLRQLAKIRGEERPMGEFKPGQQGLFSRLKDAFNGR
- the hrcA gene encoding heat-inducible transcriptional repressor HrcA: MLSERRLKVLRAIVQDYVGTEEPVGSKALTERHHLGVSPATVRNDMAVLEEEGFIAQPHTSAGRIPTDKGYRLFVDRLAGVKPLSSAERRAIQNFLDGAVDLDDVVARTVRLLAQLTRQVAVVQYPSLTRSTVRHVELLPLAPARVMLVLITDTGRVEQRMVDCPAPVGETALADLRARLNSRVVGRRFTDVPRLVQDLPESFEQDDRGTVSTVLAVLLETLVEETEERLMIGGTANLTRFGHDFPLTIRPVLEALEEQVVLLKLLGEATDSGMTVRIGHENAHEGLNSTSVVAVGYGSGDEAVAKLGVVGPTRMDYPGTMGAVRAVARYVGQILAES
- a CDS encoding MBL fold metallo-hydrolase produces the protein MTNHGGERQEQHTGARWERLAPGVARRRLPGWDATTGAVAGEAGVLVVDTGATLGEGAEIEREVRELFGLPVTHIALTHGHFDHVFGTAAFAGAAVWGAAGLAAGLVPAELREDAVRYGMDARDAAGAAAGLVAPGHEVADEAELDLGGGRRVRLIALGAAHSGHDLAVLVPGDGGAPAVVFCGDLVEESGEPQAGPDAAPAAWPAALDRLLALGGDDAVYVPGHGAAVDARFVREQRNALARRFGVS